A stretch of the Archangium violaceum genome encodes the following:
- the sitI6 gene encoding SitI6 family double-CXXCG motif immunity protein — translation MQYFVVHEDRSAGYTGFIEAVHKWLLPGIRNCPVCKATWGAGFSYPSVDLSPVAALADFEEARAEPIEEYERLCELVRPLLPAGSVLRPGSDFGPLVGKAQGSFGSFVMNYSWILLVQREALERLQAEGLRGLKGCRTELRFRQRKSPELLELEVLPVGRTHPDCLPPERKPPCPRCHRLGLSLPKELLLDASTLPNERDLFRLEDFSGVIVCTERFVDACQRLGLDGVAFKPLPSKESL, via the coding sequence ATGCAATACTTCGTCGTTCATGAAGACAGGTCAGCGGGTTACACGGGCTTCATTGAAGCCGTGCATAAGTGGCTGCTTCCGGGCATCCGCAACTGTCCCGTTTGCAAGGCCACCTGGGGGGCCGGTTTCTCATATCCCTCCGTGGACCTGTCCCCGGTGGCGGCCCTGGCCGATTTCGAGGAGGCTCGAGCGGAGCCCATCGAAGAGTATGAGCGGCTGTGTGAGCTGGTACGTCCCTTGCTGCCCGCGGGAAGCGTGTTGAGACCCGGGTCGGACTTTGGCCCATTGGTTGGCAAGGCTCAGGGCAGCTTCGGGTCGTTCGTCATGAACTACTCCTGGATATTGCTGGTACAGCGCGAGGCGCTGGAAAGGCTCCAGGCCGAGGGACTCCGAGGACTCAAGGGCTGCCGCACCGAGTTGCGCTTCCGCCAGCGAAAGTCACCCGAGCTGCTCGAATTGGAAGTCCTCCCCGTAGGGCGTACGCACCCGGATTGTCTGCCCCCTGAGCGCAAGCCCCCGTGCCCTCGTTGTCATCGCCTTGGCCTCTCGCTACCCAAGGAACTGCTGTTGGACGCCAGCACGCTTCCCAACGAGCGGGATCTGTTCCGGCTGGAGGACTTCTCCGGAGTGATCGTCTGCACCGAGCGTTTCGTCGACGCCTGCCAGCGCCTGGGCCTGGACGGCGTTGCCTTCAAGCCTCTGCCGTCGAAGGAGAGCCTCTGA